The Streptomyces sp. 135 sequence TCGCCCGCCGGTCACCGGCGAGGACCACACCGCCGGGGAACGTCACGGCCACGATGGTGGTGCCGTGCGGAGCCTCGATGACGCCCTTGGTGGGCGGCAGTTGGCGATTGCCCGGCAGGATCTCGGGCTGGTGCTCGGACAGGAAATCCATGAAGGACGACGAGCCAGGCGTCAGGAAGGCAGCTGGTAGACGCCCGGTGCTACGAGGATTGGCTTCCACGAGTTTCCTTCCAGGTAAGCGGTGGCTCGGCGGGTCTTGTCGGGGTCGTCCCCCAACTTGCCGAGGCCTGAGTTGCAGTTGAAGCACAGTACGCCACGGACTTTACCCGTCTCGTGACAGTGATCCACATGGATTGCGGGGGCACTGAGACAGATCACGCAGAGTCCCTTTTGGGCGGCGATCATTTCGTCGCGCTCGGCTTGGGTCATGCCGTACTGGCGCTTGAGGTGACCGGCACGCCCTTCAGCCGCTTTACATGGCTTGCAGCGCGTGGCGAGACCATCCGGAGCCGTGCTGTTGCGATGCCACTCGCTGTGCGGCTTGGTCTCCCCACAGACACGGCACCGCTTGTGTCCGGCTGGCACGCCGCCTCTCTCGTGCACCTTCTTGCCCTTGGCCTCCTGGCGGCGTCGGTAGCGCTGTGCGCCATACTCCGCGACGCACTGCCGACACCGCGTCTGGAGACCGTCTCGTCGGTTTCTGTCCGCCGCGAAGGACTCAAGTGACAGCGCTCGCCCGCACCCCGCGCACTGCTTCCCTCCGACAGAATCGGACATTTAACTCACTGACCACCTTTTTGCACAAAGCTTCGAACGAAGTCCTCGGCGTTCTCCTCGAGCACATCATCGATTTCGTCGAGAACAGAGTCCACGTCATCGTTCAGCTTCTCCTGGCGCTCCTTGAGGTCCTCCGAGGCCTGCGCGTCCTGCGCCTGCTCCTCGGTCTCCTCGGTGGAGCGCGTCGCCTTCTGCTGTCCGCCGCCGGTGTCCTTGGTCGCCATCTACCTCACCCCGCTCGCTCGGTTAGACGTTCTTGATCAGACCCTACAAGCCGGGTCCGACATCGGCCCCGCGTTCGTTCAACGTGCGGGACCCACCTCAGTGATTCCCCCGCCGGTGACCTTTCAGCCGCCGGAGAGCACCCGAACCAGATCCTCTGCCGAGCGGCAGCGGTCCAGGAGCTCCTTGACGTGGTTCCTGGTGCCGCGCAGGGGCTCCAGAGTAGGCACTCGTTGCAGAGAGTCACGGCCGGGCAGGTCGAAGATGACCGAGTCCCAGGAGGCCGCTGCCACGTCGTCCGCGTACTGCTCCAGGCAGCGCCCGCGGAAGTACGCGCGGGTGTCCTCGGGCGGCTTGGTGATGGCCCGCTCGACGTCCGCCTCGTCCAGGAGCCGCTTCATCTTGCCCCGGGCCACCAGACGGTTGTACAGACCCTTCTCGGCCCGTACGTCGGCGTACTGGAGGTCGACGAGGTGCAGCCGCGCGGCGTCCCAGTCGAGGCTGTCGCGGCGGCGGTAGCCCTCCATGAGTTCCCGCTTGGCGACCCAGTCGAGCTCTCCGGAGAGGCTCATCGGATCGCTCTCCAGGCGGCCGAGCACGTCCTCCCAGCGGGCCAGGATGTCCTTGGTCTGCTCGTCGGCGTCGGAGCCGTAGCGCTCCTCGACGTACTTGCGGGCAAGTTCGAAGTACTCCATCTGGAGTTGCACCGCGGTGAGCGAGCGTCCGCTACGGAGCGTGACCAGATGCTGGAGCGTCGGGTCGTGCGAGACCTGGTGCAGGGTGCGCACCGGCTGGTCCACGGCGAGGTCCACGGCGATGAAGCCGTCCTCGATCATGGCGAGGACGAGCGAGGTGGTGCCGAGCTTGAGGTAGGTGGAGATCTCCGAGAGGTTCGCGTCGCCGATGATGACGTGGAGCCTGCGGTACTTCTCGGCGTCCGAGTGCGGCTCGTCCCGGGTGTTGATGATGGGCCGCTTCAGCGTCGTCTCCAGGCCCACCTCGACCTCGAAGTAGTCGGCGCGCTGGCTGAGCTGGAAGCCGTGCTCGTGGCCGTCCTGGCCGATGCCGACGCGTCCGGCGCCGGTGACGACCTGGCGGGAGACGAAGAAAGGCGTCAGGTGGCGCACGATGTCCGAGAAGGGGGTCTCCCGCTTCATGAGGTAGTTCTCGTGCGTGCCGTACGAGGCGCCTTTGTTGTCGGTGTTGTTCTTGTACAGGTGGATCGGCTGGGCGCCGGGGAGCTGGGCCGCCCGGTCGGCCGCCTCGGCCATGATGCGCTCGCCGGCCTTGTCCCACAGGACGGCGTCCAGAGGGTTGGTGATCTCCGGTGAGCTGTATTCGGGGTGCGCGTGGTCGACGTAGAGGCGCGCTCCGTTGGTCAGGATGACGTTGGCGAGGCCGATGTCCTCGTCGGTCAGCTGGCTGGAGTCGGCGGCCTCGCGGGCGAGGTCGAAACCCCGCGCGTCCCGCAGCGGGTTCTCCTCCTCGAAGTCCCAGCGGGCGCGTCGCGCCCGGCGCATCGCCGCGGCGTAGGCGTTGACGATCTGGGATGAGGTGAGCATGGCATTGGCGTTGGGGTGGCCGGGGACGGAGATCCCGTACTCCGTCTCGATGCCCATTACTCGCCGTACGGTCATGCGGCCCTCCTTGCCCGGCGGCGCTCCCCTTCGGGAACGGCGCTCAAGTACCGCTGGTTCTCCGGTGCGTGTGCGGTGCCCGTCCCCGCACTGCGCGACTCGGCGGTATTGAAGAGCCTAGAACGCCTTTGCGCTGGTGGGGAGATCATTGCCTTCATTGAAAAGCAGACGGCTGCGGGTACCCGTGAAGGACACCCGCAGCCGCCCTGCGTTCTACAGGTACTGACCGGTGTTGGCCACCGTGTCGATGGAGCGTCCGGTGTCCGCGCCCTGCTTTCCGGTGACGAGCGTGCGGATGTACACGATCCGCTCGCCCTTCTTTCCGGAGATCCGGGCCCAGTCGTCGGGGTTGGTGGTGTTGGGCAGGTCCTCGTTCTCCTTGAACTCGTCGACGCAAGCCTGCAGGAGGTGGGAGACCCTGATGCCCTTCTGGTTCGCCTCGAGGAAGGCCTTGATGGCCATCTTCTTGGCGCGGCCCACGATGTTCTCGATCATGGCGCCGGAGTTGAAGTCCTTGAAGTACAGGACTTCCTTGTCGCCGTTGGCGTAGGTGACCTCGAGGAAGCGGTTCTCCTCGGACTCGGCGTACATCTGCTCGACGACGGACTGGATCATGCCCTGCACGGTGGCGTGCCGGTCGGCGCCGTGTTCGGACAGGTCGTCGGCGTGCAGTGGGAGCCGCTCGGTGAGGTACTTGGCGAAGATGTCCTTCGCCGCCTCGGCGTCCGGGCGCTCGATCTTGATCTTGACGTCGAGTCGTCCGGGTCGCAGGATCGCGGGGTCGATCATGTCCTCGCGGTTGGAGGCGCCGATGACGATGACGTTCTCCAGCCCTTCCACGCCGTCGATCTCGGCGAGCAGCTGGGGGACGATGGTGTTCTCCACGTCCGAGCTGACTCCGGATCCGCGGGTGCGGAAGAGGGATTCCATCTCGTCGAAGAAGACGATGACGGGGGTGCCCTCGCTCGCCTTCTCACGGGCACGCTGGAAGACCAGGCGGATGTGGCGCTCGGTCTCGCCGACGTACTTGTTGAGGAGTTCGGGGCCCTTGATGTTGAGGAAGTAGCTCTTCCCCGCGGGCTGGCCGGTGACCTCGGCGACCTTCTTGGCAAGGGAGTTGGCGACGGCTTTCGCGATCAGCGTCTTGCCGCAGCCGGGGGGCCCGTACAGCAGCACGCCCTTGGGCGGCCGCAGTTCGTGCTCCTTGAAGAGGTCGGGATAGAGGTACGGAAGCTCGACGGCGTCCCGGATCATCTCGATCTGGCCGCCGAGGCCGCCGATCTTCTCGTAGCTGATGTCGGGGACTTCTTCGAGGACGAGCTCCTCGACCTCGCTCTTGGGTACGACCTCGTAGACGTAGCCGGAGCGGGGTTCGAGCAGGAGGGCGTCGCCGGCGCGGATGGTGACGTCGAGGAGGGGTTCGGCGAGCCGTACCACTCTCTCTTCGTCGGTGTGTCCGACCACCAGGGCTCGGTCGCCGCCTTCAAGGATCTCCTTGAGGGTGACGATGTCGCCGACGCTCTCGTACTCCATGGCCTCGACCACGTTGAGCGCTTCGTTGAGCATTACTTCCTGGCCGCGCTTGAGCTCGTCGAGCTCGACGCTGGGGCTGACGTTCACCCGGAGCTTGCGGCCGCCGGTGAAGATGTCCGCCGTGCCGTCCTCGTTCGCCACGAGGAAGACTCCGAAGCCGGCCGGTGGCTGTGCGAGCCGGTCGACTTCCTCCTTGAGGGCCACGATCTGGTCGCGGGCCTCGCGGAGCGTGTTGGCGAGCCGCTCGTTCTGTGCGGACACGCCGGCCAGGTTGGTCTGCAGCTCGACGATCCGCTCTTCGAGAATCCTCGTATGACGCGGAGAGTCGGCGAGCTTGCGTCGCAGGACGGCGATTTCCTGCTCGAGATAGGCAACCTGACCGGCAGGGTCTTCAGACCCTCGTCCCGGCCGGATGCCGCGGTTGTTGTCGTCGTCGTGGGCTGCCACGGTCCTCACCTCCTCCAAGGGGAGCTGGACGCTTCCAGACCCTACCTGGGTGGGTGTCGATTGAAACCCCTAGATCACAAAGACGAGGGGGTGTGTCCGATCTTCACCCTTGCGCTCTCCCTCACACCAGGTGAATACCCACCCAACAACATCGGAAAGCGGGCGGTTGTATCGTCGAAGCGTTCAACACCCGTCAGAGCTGGCCCGACTTACTCGATGGTCAGGCCGCTCGACGCAGCAACCGGCAGGAGAGATGACCGTGCGGCACGACGCCGAGACCGGCAGTGAGGGCCACGATCTGCTGGAGGTCTGGATCGACCAGGACCTCTGCACCGGAGACGGCATCTGCGCGCAGTACGCGCCCGAGGTGTTCGAGCTGGACATCGACGGCCTGGCCTATGTGAAGAGCGGCCACGACGAGTTGCTCCAGGCCCCTGGGGCCACAACGCCCGTGCCGCTGCCGCTGCTCCGCGATGTCGTCGACTCCGCGAAGGAGTGCCCGGGCGACTGCATCCATGTACGGCGCGTTTCGGACAGGGTCGAGGTCTACGGGCCCGACGCGGAGTGAGCTGGCGCCCGCCGCGTCAGACGCTGCGCGCGCCGGCGGGTGTGGTCCGGGTGAACGCGCCGTCCTTCCACTGCCACTTGGCCGCGTCCTTGCGGTCGGGGCAGCAGCGGGGGACGTCCAGCGAGGAGTAGCCGAGCAGGGTGGCAGTCACGGCGCCGTCACGCACGGCGAAGTCCGTCGTGGTCAGTCCGTCCTTGGGGTCCACGAGGGTGGCGACGACGCGGGGCTTGCCCGTGTCGGGGCGGGTGATCACGTAGACCCCGTCGGGTGGGGTGCCCGATCCCGCCCGGCAGTGGACGACCGCCACCGTCTCGGTCCTGCCGTCGCCGTCGAGGTCGCCGGTGGCCTTCTTCTTCACGGCGGATCCGACGGTGCCACATTCGAGGGGGAAGTCCACGGCGGCGGGGTCGGGTGCGGGGGCCGGGGCGGGTGCGCCCGCGGTGGCCCTGGTGTGTGCCTGGGGCGTCGGCTGGGCGGCGGTCGCCGGGTCGGGCTCCAGGAAGGCGGAGGCCGCGACGACGGCGGCCAGCGCGGCGGCGGTGGCCAGCCAGTGGACGGGGCGGGCGGTGGTGTGTGCCAGTTCCGGGACGGCGGGGTGCTGCACGAGGAAGTGTCTCCTGTGAGGGCTGTGCCGGTGGGATGGCGAGCATCGTGCCATAGGTCACAGTGAGGTGGAACACCGGGGTCCGGGGGTACTCGTAGCTCTTTTGGCACGCGGCTGGTGTTCCGTCAACGAAACGGCGCCGCCGCCGAGTTCCCTGGTCGGTCAGGGAACTCGGCGGCGGCGCCTGCTCATTGGACGGGGTTCGCCGCGCGGGTCAGCGCGGGGTGCCGCCGTCGGCGTTCGGTCCGGAGTAGTCCTCGCCGTACGCGCCCTTGGCGGGGCGGCGGCGGCGCATGGGGGGCTCCACGCCGTCCGCGAGGCGGCGGGCGGTGAGGAGGAAGCCGGTGTGCCCGATCATGCGGTGGTCGGGGCGGACGGCCAGGCCCTCGATGTGCCAGTTGCGGATCATCGACTCCCAGGCGGTCGGCTCGTTGAAGCCGCCGATCTCGCGGATGGACTCGACGGTCCGGGCGAGCTGGGTGGTGGTCGCCACGTAGCAGCAGAGGATGCCGCCGGGGACGAGTGCCTTGGAGACGGCCTCCAGGCACTCCCAGGGGGCGAGCATGTCGAGGATGACGCGGTCGACCTCGGTGTCGCTGAGGTTGTCCTGGAGGTCGCCGACGGTGAGCTGCCAGGCGGGGTGGGGGCCGCCGAAGTAGCGCTCCACGTTCGCCTGCGCGATCTCGGCGAAGTCCTCGCGGCGCTCGTAGGAATGCAGCATTCCCTGGTCGCCGATGGCGCGCAGCAGGAAGCTGCTGAGCGATCCGGAGCCCACGCCCGCCTCGACGACGCGTGCGCCGGGGAAGATGTCGGCGAAGGCCAGGATCTGCCCCGCGTCCTTGGGGTAGACCACGGCGGCGCCGCGGGGCATGGACAGGACGTAGTCGGGGAGCAGGGGGCGCAGCGCGAGGTAGGCGACGTTTCCCGTGGTACGGACAACACTGCCCTCGGGAGCACCGATCAGCTCGTCGTGGGGGAAGGAACCCTTGTGGGTGTGGAAATTCTTCCCGGCTTCGAGCGTGAACGTGTAGTGGCGTCCCTTGGGGTCGGTGAGCTGGACCTGGTCCCCGACCTTGAAGGGCCCGCGACGGCGGGCGGCACCGGTCGGTTCGGACATGTGAACAGCCTACCGGCCGCGCGGGGGGCTGCGGACCATCGCGGAGGTCAGGCGGGCCGGGGCACGATGCTCACGGCGCGGTAGTCGTAGCCGTCCTGTTTGAAGCCGGGGGCTTCCCAGGTGAGGTCCACTCGCTGGCCGGGGGACAGTGTGCGGAAGCCGGTCGCCTGGATGTCGGAGTAGTGGCCGAAGCAGCCGCCGGGCGTCTCGGGGGAGTCGAGCACGCCCCAGCCTTCCTCGTCGCGCCACTCACGGACGGTCGCAGTCACCATGGGCGGCATCCTACGGATGCCGACGGTGGCGGAGTCCGTCCGGGTCCGGGGAGTGGCTCAGGAGGGCCGGGCCATCGCCTTGACGAAGGCGCGTTCCACGTCGGCGGCGGAGAGGACTCCGTAGATCTCTCCGGAGTCCTCGACGACGAGGTACTCGGTGGCGGGCGTGGCCCTCAGGGTGTCGAGCAGCTCCTCCCCCGCGAGTTCGGCGGAGATCCGCATGCCTTCGGTGATGTCCTGGGCGAGGCCGCTGACCGCGACCCAGGGGCGGCGGTGCTGGGGCACGGAGACGATGGCCGCTTCGCGGACGACCGCCATCGGGTCGCCGTCGGGGTCGACGATCACGAGGGCGCGGGCGCCCGCGCCGTTGGCACGGCGCAGCGCCTCGGAGAGGGGGGTGTGGGATTCGACCGGGACCGCGCGGCGGGTCAGGGTGCGGGCGCGGAGTTCGGGCAGGTGTTCGCGCAGGCGGGCCATGCGCAGGCTGTTTCCGGCGCCGGTCCAGATGATGGCGGCGAGGATGGCGGCGAGCAGGGCGTCGGTGACGGTGTCCATGCCGCCGATGTCCTGGGGTTCGCCGCCGAGGGCGCCGGACTGGTTGAGGAGCGGCAGGCCGATCAGTACGGAGATGGCGAGCGCGCGGCCCACCCAGGCGGCGGCGATGGTTCCGCTCATGGGCTTGCCGGTGATCTTCCAGACGACGGCGCGCAGCATGCGGCCGCCGTCCAGGGGCAGGCCCGGCAGGAGGTTGAAGGCGGCGACGATGAGGTTGGAGATCATCAGGCCGGCGAGGAGGACTCCGGGGACGGTGCCGGGCTCGACGGCGCGCATGCCGGCGTAGAAGACACCGGCGAGGATGAGGGAGAGGAGCGGGCCGACGAAGGCGAGGATGAATTCGCGTCCGGGGGTCTCCGACTCCTTCTCGATCTCGGAGACTCCGCCGAAGAACTGGAGCTGGATGCGGCGTACCGGCAGTTTGAAGCGGAGGGCGGCGACGGTGTGGGCCAGTTCGTGGACGAGTACGGAGGCGTAGAAGGCGACGGCGAAGAAGAGCGAGACGAGGTAGCGGGTGGCTCCGAGCTCGGGCAGGACGCGGTCGAGCTGGCCGCCGAAGACCCAGGTGATGAGGGCGGCGACGAGGAACCAGCTGGGCGCGACGTACACGGGCACGCCGAAGGGCCTGCCCATGAGCAGTCCGCCGCCCGGGTTCTTCCGCGTCTTGGGCGGGGTGGGCCCGCCCTTGCCGTCGGCGGCTCCGTAGGCGGCGTCACCGGGGCGGGGTGCGGGCGGGTGCTCGGTGGAGCGGGGCGCGGGGTCTTGGCCGTGACCGGTGGCGTGTGGCGCGGGATCTTGGCCGTGCTCGGTGGCGGGGGGCGCGGCATCCTGGCCGTCCGCGGCGCGCGGGGGCTTGGTCATGGGGACGGCGGGCCGTGCGGGGGGCTGCTGTGGCGTGTCGGTGGCGGGGGCCTGGGCCTTTGCCGGATGACCGGCTGCCGGGGGCGCCTCGTCGACCGTGGGCATCCTGCGCCGGTCGCCAGCCCCGCCGTCCGGAGCCTTTGCAGGCTGACCGGCTACCGCGGCTGCCTCGTCGACCGTAGGCACCCGGCGCCGCTCGCCAGCCCCGCCGTCGTCACCCTGCGGCGACTCCGCCGCAGGGACGGCCGGGCGCGGCGCGGGCTGCTGCGGGGCGGAGGCCGGTCCGCCGGCCGTTGCACCGTCGTCGCCCTGCGAGGGCTTCGCTTCTGGGGAGGTGGGTGGGGTCGGGTCGGGCTGGGCGGGTTTGTCTTCTGCGGGGTTCGTCACAGGGGGGGCCGGTCGGGACGCGGGGTCCGGGTCGACCGGGAGCGTCGGGTGCTGGGGGGTGGCGTCCGGGCGTGGCGGCTCGGGGGAGCCGTCCGTCCCGTTCGGCCGCAGCCCCTCGGCGCCGTCGGACCGCGGCCTGCCGCTCTCGCCGCTTTCGTCCACGATGTCCCCTCGATCGAAGCGTCCCTCGCCCCGGTATGGCGCGATTACCTGCACGATCATGCAGGGCGAGAGGGTCTGCCGTCGATGGTATGCGGCCGTTGTCAGTGACGGGTCGTAGGGTCTGTCCTCATGGAAACCAGCACCGACGGTGCCGCGGCGGCCGTGCGCCCGGCATCCCTGTCACCCTCGCGGGCGGGCGACTTCATGCAGTGCCCCTTGCTCTACCGGTTCCGGGTGATCGACAAGCTGCCCGAGAAGCCGAGCGAGGCCGCCACAAGAGGCACGCTGGTGCACGCCGTCCTGGAGCGGCTCTTCGACGCGCCCGCGAGCGAGCGCACGGCGCCGCGCGCCAAGTCGCTCATCCCCGGCCAGTGGGACCGGCTGCGCGAGACGAAGCCCGAGCTGACCGAGCTGTTCGCCGACGACCCGCAGGGCGAGCGCATGGCGCGGTGGCTGTCGGACGCGGAGAAGCTCGTCGAGCGCTGGTTCACCCTGGAGGACCCGACGCGCCTGGAGCCGGCCGAGCGGGAGCTGTTCGTGCAGGCCGAGCTGGCGTCGGGTCTGAAGCTGCGCGGCATCATCGACCGCGTCGACGTCGCCCCTTCGGGTGACGTCCGCATCGTCGACTACAAGACGGGCAAGGCCCCGCGTCCGGAGTACGCGGAGGGCGCGCTCTTCCAGATGAAGTTCTACGCCCTGGTGGTGTGGCGGCTGAAGGGCGTCGTCCCGCGCCGCCTCCAGCTGGTGTATCTGGGCAGCGGTGACGTGATCACGTACGACCCGGTGGTGGCGGATCTGGAGCGGGTCGAGCGGAAGCTGCTCGCGCTCTGGGAGGCGATCGAGCTGGCGACGGCGACGGGCGAGTGGCGGCCCCGGCCGACGAAATTGTGCGGTTGGTGCGATCACCAAGCCGTATGTCCGGAATTCGGTGGGACTCCCCCGCCGTATCCGCTTCCGGTGAGGGCGCCCGACTCCGCCGAGGGTGAGCAGGGCAGAATGGGCCCGGGCTAGCTAAGGAGAGTTACGTGGCGATCCGCGTCCTACTGGTCGACGACCAGCCGCTGTTGCGCACCGGGTTCCGGATGATTCTGGAGGCCGAGCAGGACATCGCGGTGGTCGGCGAGGCCGGAGACGGCCTGCAGGCTCTCGATCAAGTGCGGGCGCTCCAGCCCGATGTCGTGCTGATGGACATCCGGATGCCGCGGATGGACGGCGTCGAGGCGACGCGGCAGATCACCGGGCCGGGCCGCGACGGTCCGGCCAAGGTCTTGGTGCTGACCACTTTCGACCTGGACGAGTACGTGGTGGAGGCGCTGCGCGCCGGTGCCAGCGGCTTCCTCCTCAAGGACGCTCCGGCGAACGAACTGGTGCAGGCGATCCGCGTGGTCGCCGGTGGCGAGGCGATGCTCGCGCCGAGCATCACGCGCCGCCTGCTCGACAAGTACTCCGCGCACCTGCCGTCCGGTGAGGAGCCGGTGCCGGACACCCTGCACACGCTCACCGACCGCGAGGTCGAGGTCCTGAAGCTGGTGGCCCGCGGCCTGTCGAACGCCGAGATCGCAGCGGACCTCTTCGTGAGCGAGACGACCGTGAAGACCCATGTCG is a genomic window containing:
- a CDS encoding response regulator transcription factor, with amino-acid sequence MAIRVLLVDDQPLLRTGFRMILEAEQDIAVVGEAGDGLQALDQVRALQPDVVLMDIRMPRMDGVEATRQITGPGRDGPAKVLVLTTFDLDEYVVEALRAGASGFLLKDAPANELVQAIRVVAGGEAMLAPSITRRLLDKYSAHLPSGEEPVPDTLHTLTDREVEVLKLVARGLSNAEIAADLFVSETTVKTHVGHVLTKLGLRDRVQAAVYAYESGLVRPGAQ
- a CDS encoding ubiquitin-like protein Pup produces the protein MATKDTGGGQQKATRSTEETEEQAQDAQASEDLKERQEKLNDDVDSVLDEIDDVLEENAEDFVRSFVQKGGQ
- a CDS encoding site-2 protease family protein, with the protein product MIVQVIAPYRGEGRFDRGDIVDESGESGRPRSDGAEGLRPNGTDGSPEPPRPDATPQHPTLPVDPDPASRPAPPVTNPAEDKPAQPDPTPPTSPEAKPSQGDDGATAGGPASAPQQPAPRPAVPAAESPQGDDGGAGERRRVPTVDEAAAVAGQPAKAPDGGAGDRRRMPTVDEAPPAAGHPAKAQAPATDTPQQPPARPAVPMTKPPRAADGQDAAPPATEHGQDPAPHATGHGQDPAPRSTEHPPAPRPGDAAYGAADGKGGPTPPKTRKNPGGGLLMGRPFGVPVYVAPSWFLVAALITWVFGGQLDRVLPELGATRYLVSLFFAVAFYASVLVHELAHTVAALRFKLPVRRIQLQFFGGVSEIEKESETPGREFILAFVGPLLSLILAGVFYAGMRAVEPGTVPGVLLAGLMISNLIVAAFNLLPGLPLDGGRMLRAVVWKITGKPMSGTIAAAWVGRALAISVLIGLPLLNQSGALGGEPQDIGGMDTVTDALLAAILAAIIWTGAGNSLRMARLREHLPELRARTLTRRAVPVESHTPLSEALRRANGAGARALVIVDPDGDPMAVVREAAIVSVPQHRRPWVAVSGLAQDITEGMRISAELAGEELLDTLRATPATEYLVVEDSGEIYGVLSAADVERAFVKAMARPS
- a CDS encoding tRNA (adenine-N1)-methyltransferase, which produces MSEPTGAARRRGPFKVGDQVQLTDPKGRHYTFTLEAGKNFHTHKGSFPHDELIGAPEGSVVRTTGNVAYLALRPLLPDYVLSMPRGAAVVYPKDAGQILAFADIFPGARVVEAGVGSGSLSSFLLRAIGDQGMLHSYERREDFAEIAQANVERYFGGPHPAWQLTVGDLQDNLSDTEVDRVILDMLAPWECLEAVSKALVPGGILCCYVATTTQLARTVESIREIGGFNEPTAWESMIRNWHIEGLAVRPDHRMIGHTGFLLTARRLADGVEPPMRRRRPAKGAYGEDYSGPNADGGTPR
- a CDS encoding ferredoxin, which translates into the protein MTVRHDAETGSEGHDLLEVWIDQDLCTGDGICAQYAPEVFELDIDGLAYVKSGHDELLQAPGATTPVPLPLLRDVVDSAKECPGDCIHVRRVSDRVEVYGPDAE
- a CDS encoding endonuclease VII domain-containing protein, translating into MSDSVGGKQCAGCGRALSLESFAADRNRRDGLQTRCRQCVAEYGAQRYRRRQEAKGKKVHERGGVPAGHKRCRVCGETKPHSEWHRNSTAPDGLATRCKPCKAAEGRAGHLKRQYGMTQAERDEMIAAQKGLCVICLSAPAIHVDHCHETGKVRGVLCFNCNSGLGKLGDDPDKTRRATAYLEGNSWKPILVAPGVYQLPS
- a CDS encoding cold shock domain-containing protein; this translates as MVTATVREWRDEEGWGVLDSPETPGGCFGHYSDIQATGFRTLSPGQRVDLTWEAPGFKQDGYDYRAVSIVPRPA
- the arc gene encoding proteasome ATPase, giving the protein MAAHDDDNNRGIRPGRGSEDPAGQVAYLEQEIAVLRRKLADSPRHTRILEERIVELQTNLAGVSAQNERLANTLREARDQIVALKEEVDRLAQPPAGFGVFLVANEDGTADIFTGGRKLRVNVSPSVELDELKRGQEVMLNEALNVVEAMEYESVGDIVTLKEILEGGDRALVVGHTDEERVVRLAEPLLDVTIRAGDALLLEPRSGYVYEVVPKSEVEELVLEEVPDISYEKIGGLGGQIEMIRDAVELPYLYPDLFKEHELRPPKGVLLYGPPGCGKTLIAKAVANSLAKKVAEVTGQPAGKSYFLNIKGPELLNKYVGETERHIRLVFQRAREKASEGTPVIVFFDEMESLFRTRGSGVSSDVENTIVPQLLAEIDGVEGLENVIVIGASNREDMIDPAILRPGRLDVKIKIERPDAEAAKDIFAKYLTERLPLHADDLSEHGADRHATVQGMIQSVVEQMYAESEENRFLEVTYANGDKEVLYFKDFNSGAMIENIVGRAKKMAIKAFLEANQKGIRVSHLLQACVDEFKENEDLPNTTNPDDWARISGKKGERIVYIRTLVTGKQGADTGRSIDTVANTGQYL
- a CDS encoding RecB family exonuclease, which translates into the protein METSTDGAAAAVRPASLSPSRAGDFMQCPLLYRFRVIDKLPEKPSEAATRGTLVHAVLERLFDAPASERTAPRAKSLIPGQWDRLRETKPELTELFADDPQGERMARWLSDAEKLVERWFTLEDPTRLEPAERELFVQAELASGLKLRGIIDRVDVAPSGDVRIVDYKTGKAPRPEYAEGALFQMKFYALVVWRLKGVVPRRLQLVYLGSGDVITYDPVVADLERVERKLLALWEAIELATATGEWRPRPTKLCGWCDHQAVCPEFGGTPPPYPLPVRAPDSAEGEQGRMGPG
- the dop gene encoding depupylase/deamidase Dop — protein: MTVRRVMGIETEYGISVPGHPNANAMLTSSQIVNAYAAAMRRARRARWDFEEENPLRDARGFDLAREAADSSQLTDEDIGLANVILTNGARLYVDHAHPEYSSPEITNPLDAVLWDKAGERIMAEAADRAAQLPGAQPIHLYKNNTDNKGASYGTHENYLMKRETPFSDIVRHLTPFFVSRQVVTGAGRVGIGQDGHEHGFQLSQRADYFEVEVGLETTLKRPIINTRDEPHSDAEKYRRLHVIIGDANLSEISTYLKLGTTSLVLAMIEDGFIAVDLAVDQPVRTLHQVSHDPTLQHLVTLRSGRSLTAVQLQMEYFELARKYVEERYGSDADEQTKDILARWEDVLGRLESDPMSLSGELDWVAKRELMEGYRRRDSLDWDAARLHLVDLQYADVRAEKGLYNRLVARGKMKRLLDEADVERAITKPPEDTRAYFRGRCLEQYADDVAAASWDSVIFDLPGRDSLQRVPTLEPLRGTRNHVKELLDRCRSAEDLVRVLSGG